In Magnolia sinica isolate HGM2019 chromosome 12, MsV1, whole genome shotgun sequence, a single genomic region encodes these proteins:
- the LOC131221386 gene encoding CRIB domain-containing protein RIC10 isoform X1 — protein sequence MATKMKGIFKGIKYISQIFAVYKEHEMEIGYPTDVRHVSHIGWDGTSVNAPSWMNEFKTASDFSSTQLSHFGHSRDPSCVGVASWSSQDFQQSMGVHPASAIFADSPSDLPKIPKKMRRKKGKDSSPPSSSR from the exons ATGGCTACCAAGATGAAAGGGATCTTTAAAGGGATCAAATACATCTCCCAAATCTTtg CAGTTTATAAGGAGCATGAGATGGAGATTGGGTACCCAACGGATGTAAGACACGTGTCACATATAGGGTGGGATGGCACATCTGTGAATGCACCAAGTTGG ATGAATGAGTTCAAGACAGCATCCGATTTTTCATCGACACAGCTAAGTCACTTTGGCCATTCAAGGGATCCGAGTTGTGTGGGCGTTGCCTCATGGTCTTCTCaag ATTTTCAGCAATCTATGGGAGTACATCCAGCGTCGGCGATCTTCGCAGACTCTCCAAGTGATCTACCAAAAATTCCTAAGAAAATGAGGCGAAAGAAGGGTAAGGATTCATCTCCACCGTCGTCCTCAAGATGA
- the LOC131221386 gene encoding CRIB domain-containing protein RIC10 isoform X2 codes for MATKMKGIFKGIKYISQIFVYKEHEMEIGYPTDVRHVSHIGWDGTSVNAPSWMNEFKTASDFSSTQLSHFGHSRDPSCVGVASWSSQDFQQSMGVHPASAIFADSPSDLPKIPKKMRRKKGKDSSPPSSSR; via the exons ATGGCTACCAAGATGAAAGGGATCTTTAAAGGGATCAAATACATCTCCCAAATCTTtg TTTATAAGGAGCATGAGATGGAGATTGGGTACCCAACGGATGTAAGACACGTGTCACATATAGGGTGGGATGGCACATCTGTGAATGCACCAAGTTGG ATGAATGAGTTCAAGACAGCATCCGATTTTTCATCGACACAGCTAAGTCACTTTGGCCATTCAAGGGATCCGAGTTGTGTGGGCGTTGCCTCATGGTCTTCTCaag ATTTTCAGCAATCTATGGGAGTACATCCAGCGTCGGCGATCTTCGCAGACTCTCCAAGTGATCTACCAAAAATTCCTAAGAAAATGAGGCGAAAGAAGGGTAAGGATTCATCTCCACCGTCGTCCTCAAGATGA